GCGAGCGTGCTGAGGCTTGTTTCTGAATGACTGACTAACGCTTTCCTTGCTCCTGGTTCAGGTTCAGCATATCCAATGACCTGAAATTTGATGCAGAGAGGGATCTCAAAGACATAGATGCACCGAATATCCCCGTGCACGCCTTAAACAAGGTGAGTCCAGCTTTCCGTGAGCCGTGTGACTATCCGAGCAGAAACAGAGACGGCGAGGCCTTGGACACGTTCCCATCTCACAAATACACCTGTGAATGTGTGACTTGTTTTTGTAGATTAAGTATGGAGACACAGCTACCTCAGAAGGAGTTCTGTTTGCAACTTACTCTGCGCTGATTGGAGAGAGCCAAGCGGGGGGGCAGCACCGGACCCGGATCAAACAGATCCTGGACTGGTGCAGGCCGGACTTTGACGGAGTTGtatcctttcatttcctcaacCTCACATCCGCCTCGTTCTCTAACACCCGATTGTTATTCCACGTCTGCGTTGCTTGCCCTTAACCCCCCTCCTGCAGATTATTTTTGACGAATGCCACAAAGCCAAGAATGCCACTTCTACCAAGATGGGCAAGGCGGTGCTTGACCTGCAAAACAAGCTGCCGAGGGCCCGAGTGGTGTACGCCAGTGCCACAGGTAGGCCCACGCGCCAGTAAGGCCTCGGTGGAGGTGCGTGATGCCGTGCAAAGCGTAGATGTCAGGATTTACATCGGTATGTCGTCTCTGCCTCAGGTGCCTCCGAGCCAAAGAACATGATCTACATGAGCCGCCTGGGAATCTGGGGCGAGGGCACGCCCTTCAGGGCCTTTGAAGACTTCCTGCACGCCATCGAGAAGAGGTTTGTAGCGCGACGCGTTTGCGGGATTTACCCCAAAAAGTGTTGTGTTTTCCCCGCATTTGCTGCTCGCTGCCTGGAAGATACCGAACACTCTCCGGGATCGAGTTCCCTCGACTAACCTATTCTCCGTTGGTCAACAGGGGCGTCGGCGCCATGGAGATTGTTGCCATGGACATGAAGGTTAGCGGCATGTACATCGCCCGGCAGCTGAGCTTCTCGGGGGTGTCTTTCCGCGTCGAGGAGATCGGGCTGGACAGCGACTTCAAACTGGTCTACAACAAAGCTGCCAAACTGGTGAGCTCACACAGTCGAGTTAGAGATTGAAAGAAACACGCGCGCGGCATTTCAAAGTGACTAACCACACGTGTGATCTGCGTCCAGTGGGCGGAGGCGCTGCAGGTGTTCATGCGTGCGGCTGATGAGCTGGGCCTGGTCAGCAGGAAGTCTCTGTGGGGGCAGTTCTGGTCGTCTCACCAGCGCTTCTTCAAATACCTCTGCATCGCTGCCAAGGTCCGCTGCCTGGTGGAGCTCGCCAAGAAAGAGCTGCTGGCTGGAAAGGTACAACTCACCGTTCACACCCCGAGTCGTGTAGCACGTACGAGCGAGAGGACTGTAAATGAGGCAGAGGAAGATCCAAGCAGGATGGGGAATTCTATAAAGATAAAGGAGAGGTTTTGAGGCTATTTGTTGGATGTTTGAGGGTcattaattacattaaatttagctgacccttttatcaataagtgcatttcaaccataaggatacaaactcaaaagaaagtACAATTGTGAtgctatagataagaaccattataagtacaataaAAGTGCTACAATTCATTCAGTCATAAGACTTTATTTTGTTATATTATTAAACACAATTTGACTGATTTCTTGGAAGGATGATTTAACATGTGACCTTGTGACTCCACAATAGAATCGAGTTGAGGTAAACGCAGTGGAGCTGATTTGTTTTTGGTTCACCTCCACCACAGTGCATCGTCATCGGGCTGCAGTCTACAGGAGAGTCCCGAACCAGAGAAGTCCTGGATGAGAACGACGGCCATCTCGACAGATTTGTCTCGGCAGCAGAGTGAGTGAAGcattttcattatttagatTTTCAATTAAAAGGTTTCATTTCAAGGTTCGTCAGGCCTTTTCTTAACTTCCCCCATCGTTCTTCCTCAGCAATAAGCTTGAAATATTCTATACAGAGGGCAACGataactggaggaggaggggacggggtgggcggaaaaaaggaaaatcaatcCAAGTACCGTAAATAACAGGCTGAGCAGCTGCAGACGGCTGTGAAAGAGGGATGTGGATGAAAGGGCACTCATTGCTACTCTGCTAttttaatattgtatttaaataaatgtgcctACGGTAGCTCGCCGCTGGTTCATTTGAaagaatattcacaaaaatgtcaaaatgccTTTCCCAGGGCTTTTGTCTTGGGTTCCTGTCTGTCGGCTGGAGGCCTCATCAGTCTGTGGCTTTTCTTCCGTTTCATTTAGTTGCTTGATCAAGCTGCCTCACgaggaggaacacacacacacacacactctctgcatTCTCAGGTATTCAGGTCACAATCCTTACTATTCATGCTCCATTAATCTCAACAATCTCTTCAGTTATTATCAGCCATTCGGTTTGAAAGCAAGAAAAACAGGAAAGTGAGGGTGCAGCTGCGCAGTGCTCTCAAATGGCTCGACTCCGAACCTCACGCCTGCCTGTCTGAGGTGTATTAGATCACACACACGTCCATCTGCCTGTTGATACTTGATGGTTGAAATCAGCAACATATCGGCAGTCTCAACTGCCGCGCGTTGTCGTAAAACGCTTGAACTGCTGGAATGTaagtgtcctcctctctccctcttccctttCAGGGGAGTATTCCAGTCCCTCGTAACGAAGCATTTCCCCTCAGagaaacagaggagagagaaagcccCGGGGAACAAGCGGAAACGTAAGTGAAGGCCGGTCGCTCGGACCGCATGCAGCCCGGGCGCTCAGCCGACAGCGCTAACGGAGTGCCGTTTGTACGTATTCTAAAATAGCGTCTGTTCTGACCGATCAGGGAAGCCAAGAGGTCGGCAGCCGAAGGTGCCGAAGCACTCGGTGGACAGCGGCGGCGTGATCAACATCAGCGATGACAGCAGCAGCGACTCGGACGGCATGGACACCGACTCCAACTCCTCCCCGGACTCTCTGCTGGACAACGATGACGTCATCTTTGTCAACCACACCAGCTGCCAGACAGGTAGGGTGGAGTCCTTCGGCCGGCGTCAATCAGAGCGGTGCACGTCTAGACAGGGAAACAAccctgttgttgtttgtttttctcttgaatTCGTGCCTCATaggtaaaaataaatacaatttaagatgaaaatgtaaatatatatagcATATATATACAGCTATATCTGGTATTCCTTCCTATACGCGGTCACAAGTTCACCGTCCCTTCCACTTCCCGTTCACAGCCCGGGTAGAGGAGATGAAGCAGAGCCTCCTCAGCAAAATAGCTGTGCTGGGAAAAGAACTACCTCTCAATACGTTGGACGAGCTCATCGATAAGTTTGGAGGACCGGACAAAGTCTCAGAGGTACAAGTTGAAGACACTGAGCCAGAAACGCCACAGCCACCGTACACATTCATGAGCCAAAAGGCGACTCTGTCACTAAATATTTGCTCTTTTGCAGATGACCGGTCGTAAGGGTCGGGTGGTGCGGCGTCCCGACGGCAGCGTCCGTTACGAGTCCCGGGCCGAGCAGGGCCTCACCATCGACCACATCAACATCAAGGAGAAGGATCGCTTCATGGGCGCGGAGAAGGTCAGATTCCGCCTCCCTGCCCACGGAGAGCTGGAAGCAATCTGCATCTCAATGAAAGGTCTCCGCTCTTATAAAGCATCAACGAgatctccacctctctcctccagtTTGTGGCCATCATCTCAGAGGCGGCCAGCTCGGGGATTTCCCTGCAGGCGGACAAGCGAGTGAAGAACCAGCGCCGCAGGGTCCACATGACCTTGGAGCTTCCTTGGAGTGCAGACAGGGCCATTCAGCAATTTGGTGAGTCAGGAAATACGCTCTAAAAACAGCAGttgtggtgtgcgtgtgtgtgtgttttttcacatacTAGCAAAGAAAATAATAGTTCACCCAGGAGGCGCGCCGTGCCGGGGGATTTTTATACGTCTGCATCAGTAATAAGCGGGATAAATGTCGACCGCGCCCACATATAAAGTGCCTGACGATTAAGGAAATCTGCTTGTGTTAAACATAATCATAGATGGTACACGGGGAGGCAGCAGCTCAGCTCTGAGGTGGCTAGAGAGGTTCTCACGTAGTGAATGTCGGACACGACGGTGGATCAATTGTGTCTCGTGTCATTCCAGGTCGCACACATCGGTCCAATCAGGTGACGGCCCCGGAGTACATCTTCCTCATCTCGGAGCTGGCTGGGGAGAGACGCTTCGCCTCCATCGTGGCTAAAAGACTAGAGAGCCTGGTAATTATCATAACCTCATACCGTGTACCGTACCGTGTGCGCGTTGCATTGGTCTCCCAATCTTTTTCCACCGATACCTTTTAACTGAGATAAACCTCGTGGGAAAGGAGACCTTTTCATCCGGTTGTCCTTCGGTGAGAAGAATCGTCGGTAAACGGAGAGTTGATGAGGGTGTCGCGTTTATTGATTTTCACagcagctccgcctcctctgcccgcctcctCGTCCCGCCCCCTCGCCCTCTGCGTCTGTTACAGTACAtcaactttttttccccctccccagCACAACAACTGGAAACCGCACGAGTGTGGATAATTAATAACGCAACGTTCATTTTACACAGTTATCAAAGGCTGAAGCAGTCAATTATTTCCACAGTGACACAGCGTGACAGTTCCTTGGGCTGAAGGAGAACTATCGTATAGTGTTTAGTGAATCTGCATCACAAATAGGTCCCGTCTTGTTAGCCCGTgtgactgaaacacacacacacgcgttagCCTGCTGAATACCATTGCAACCATCTTGACTCCAGATCAGCCGTCAAGTCACATTTGGCCGAGACATGCCTTTTGTTTTGGTATCTTAAGGCAGAGCCCGGGAAGTGACAACAAGTCTCAAAATGTTCCTTCACCTCCCTGGCAGTTCATTTGAAATGATACGGAAAACATTTTACGCAAACCCGGCGTTGCAATTTAAAGTGGCGGTTCAAACTCCGCCTCCACCTCAGCTGTTTCGTCTCAATAGCTCGTGCAGAGAGCAGACTCACACCGTgtcgtgtgtgtttatgtgtgtgtaagacTTGTTGATACTCGTATACATTCAAGGAAGTATTTCAATGTATTACTTTACTTGAATATTTGCATCTGATAtcagtacttttacttaagtaaaggaTTTTCCCTCAACTAATTTAACATGGTGCTTTAATGGAAAACATTCACACTATTATcttgtcttattttgaaggatttCTGTATTTTGCCAAATTGAGGAAAAAGTTGATGCAATAACAAACACCCCACAATCATgtgaaatatataataaagcGGGACCTATGAAACGCTTTGAACCTCGCTACCGTTAATACCGCTAATAACCCTGGTGCTAATCCACTCTGCAGGGTGCGCTGACCCACGGAGACAGAAGAGCCACAGAATCCAGGGACCTCAGCAAATACAACTTTGAGAACAAGGTAGGCAACCTTTCAAAATCCAATTCTGACATTTAAAGCATATAAACATCATTTAATGTTTTACTTCAAAGGCTTTGATCCCGCTCAACAGCCTGCAGCCGCTCTATCCGTCTCTTGCTGTATGAGCCGCGCGAGGGAATTTATCTTTTAACGATTTGACGTCCTCCCTTTTTCTCGCAGTACGGTACCAAGGCTCTCGATAAGATCACCAAAGCAATCCTCGGCCACATAGAAAACAAGGTGCCCCCTCCCAAAGGCTACCCTGTGGGCGAAGCCATGTTCTTCAGAGGTATGTTTCAGCCTTGGTGGATCTCTTCCAGGAGAACATGGAGCCGTGAAAACAAACGCTTGTTCTTCTGTTTTTCAGACATGAAGATCGGAATGATGGATGTGGGCATCTTCTGTAGGGAGTCGCGCTTTGGGATCAATACTGAGAAAGGTAGAGCACCCAAGAGGCCGGTACACTTAAAGGGGCAGTCTGGCTGTTTTGAGGTTGGGTTGCACCGACATGTAGTAGTTTATACACTAACTATGGATACCGCATACAACCAAAGCATCCCTTTAAGatgaaaatatatgaatatatgtacatatatatatataaatatgttctTTGTTCACATGTCAACGTAAAACCTGCTGAGCTTActgtgttttgttcttttatcCCAGACTGCAGCATTACAAAGTTCTTAAATCGCATCCTGGGCCTGGAGGTCCACAAGCAGAACTTTCTGTTCCAGTATTTCACGGACAACTTTGACTACCTGATCGAGAAGGACAAGAAGGAGGGAAAATACGACATGGGAATCCTCGGTACGAGTGTTGATCAAAACTTTCAAACAAATCTTAAGTATAACAGAGTCTGCTAGTTTTAATTATGTTGAGTAAAACGCTACTGGCCTTTCAAATGTGAATTAATTTGTCCCTCTTGCGTCTGGCAGATCTGGCTCCGGGTAACGACGAGATCTacgaggagaagcaggagataTTCTTGACGGTTGGAAATCCTCAGGACGGACAGGTTGTTCTCTACAAGGTACGTCGCAGCGCCCCCACCTGGTTTTAGAGGAGCCAAagtgagaagtgtgtgtgtgggggggggggcattagaaGAACATTACACGCCACCCACCAGAAGTGATCCCATGAACATCCATGCAtcctgaaaagaagaaagaaatgcaaatcttctcctctctctgagTAAAATCCAGTCGGGCTCGTAGACTCCCGGCGGACCAGAGGAGTGAAGAAGTTCACGTTTAATGGCAGCGAAGCAATTTTCACAGATTAAGCCGCAAATACCAATGACAATTTCCATGACAAGCTTTGCACGGTGCACAGCTTCTGCATAACAAAGAGACCTGATGCAACTGTGAGATTTGTTCCACATGACCCGCCGTCTCTGAGCTAACTCAAGGAACGACTTCTGCACCTCATGGTGATCGATGTCACTTTGCCAGCATTAAGACTGTTCATCATACAGGCTTAGCCCGGAGCTGGGGGGGCTGGTGGGAACAGGGAAATCAGCGATAGCTTCGGCTTTCAGTCGGCGGCTGAAGGCCAACCTGCATTTGACATTTCAAAGCCGAGAATGCGGCACGGCTCGGACCCGTTCAGCCCGtttagagggagaggggagcagCCTCGTGGATGAAAGCAAAATATTCCTCATTATTGTTTCCCTCTTCTGCGTCTCATTCGTTCCGTCCACTAAACACTCTGCAGCGGTAAATCTTGTCTCAGTGACGCGCGACCAAACGGGGCTGTTTTTCTAACCTTTTATAGAGGAATCTGGCGGGCAAGCTGACCTGCAGGTCAGGTGACCAGCACCTCCCATGTCATGTTGCCTCTCATCTACCTGATCCTGCAGGTCTTTAGGCCGCGAGGGAGGCAACGATGGGCCGAAGGAAGCTTTTAGCTCCTCTGAGAGAGAGACCTGCGACTCAAAAGACCACAAGCCTCTCGGTTGAAACGCTGCTTGTGATGGACGGAACGTGTGGTAGCGTGGCGGCTTGGCCCCGCCTCTTTCACAGTGTCTGGTCCTTCTCTGCCCCTGTAGATCAGTGTGGACCGAGGCATGCCCTGGGACGAGGCCTTCAACAGGTCACTAAAGCTCAGCGGCTCCGATGAGGGATTCTACCTTTCCCTGAAGGTCAGTCCAGTATCATATTATATCATTAATACCTCGCTGAGTGAAACTTTGTCTGTTTCTCTTATCTGTACATTTCTCTTACTAGATTTACATTGTAAAGCATCTTTGAGTACCCATAAAagcgtattattattattattattctgtgtCCGCTGAGACACAAGGCGGGTTGCATAATTCTCTCATAATTCTCGTCGCCTCTCCACAGCTGCGAGGAAACCACCCGTGCGTGCTGCTGGCCGAGCAAGGACGAGGCAAGAACCTCATCGTCTACAAGCCCAACATCGGCAAGCAGACGCACCCCGAGAGCCTGGACAACCTGCAGCTGCGCTACCGCAAGGTAATTACCCCGTCTCTCTGTGGTCAAATCTGTGTTTCACTATGAATCCCTGATGGTTTTAAAATCTGTCTGGTtcacttttaattaaataacaaaaacgAGAATTCCATTTTGTAGTAGATCAGACTTTTTCTCCAGTTACTCTTTGGAGTGTACCGTAATATGTGGAGTCTGACGCCCCCTCGTGGCCATGAAGGAGTCATTGACAAAGAATCATCGACGTACCAATTAAAAAAGATAATATAGTCATGCGGAGGATTTCGTTCATTAAAGCTCAACCTGTTTCATCAAGGTGACGATAATTACAATCTCACTAAACAcactaaacattttttattttggtcaacaaaataacaaaacagcGTATAGAAAATATGGATGCTACTTTGAGTTGTCGTATGAATGAATAGTATGAATACATAAACATATAAATACGTATTtgaataaacaaaatgaaaaatttgAATATAAATCACTTGTTTCTTTTATCCAGGTGACGCCGGAGGAAGCGAGGGACAGCTGGGAGAACCAGTTCACCTTCTCCTTCAAGAAGTGCAGCCATGCCAACTGGTAAGTAGGTAACCactgtgtgccccccccaccccgcccctcTCCACCTCCGCCAGATTACCGACTCAACACGTCCAATCAGAATGCTACTTACTAGCATTCAGCCAGCGTGGATTAAAGGCCGGATGCCATTCCCGGGGATTTACAGATCGCCTGCGAACAAGTCACAAAAACGTGGAGCGGACTGTGTTCTGCTAGGATGGAGGATCTGATGGAGCTTCTCCGATGCCGCCCTCTTGAAAGAGGAATACGTGGGAGAAATTGTgggcctttttttctctttttttgtgcagcTGCATAAATCATtaaattttcttcttttcctgtcCTTTTCTTGCAACCCCAGGAATGGGAAGTGCAAGAAGATCGAGGAAGGTCAGGAGTGTCTGCAGGGCATGCGCCTCCGTCAGTACCACATGCTGTGCGGCGCCCTGTTGAGGGTGTGGAAGCGCGTATCCGACGTGGTGTCTGACCTCACCAGCTCCAGCATCCTGCAGATCGTCCGCCTTAAAACCAAACATCATAACAAGCAAGTCGGTcagtacaacccccccccctccttctcaaGTCAAATGCAGCGCGCTTATTTCACTGTTAAGAACACGGctggaaatgtttttaaaacgaATGAACCAGATGTCAGTTGTTTTGATGATAAAAACGCAATGCTGTCACTTGAGacaaaatgaggaaatgaaaatgtAGCTGACATTCCTCATCTGCTGTTTCTTATGAAACTCCTGTGAGCTCCACGG
This Gasterosteus aculeatus chromosome 8, fGasAcu3.hap1.1, whole genome shotgun sequence DNA region includes the following protein-coding sequences:
- the sbno2b gene encoding strawberry notch homolog 2b isoform X4; its protein translation is MSAMQLWTKLYCELGLPLPKDLSCIDDLSTNSLFSSPADSLSEYADAQSLISPDNLNPVLTLRDVNTSAAPPTTTTTTTVPAQRQLELNGTSRFHGLASLDDITAIISTPPLGGFQLQRTQTPPEEEEDAEEEETEELGHVDTYAEYRPSKSTIGISHPDIVVETNTLSSVPPPDITYTLSIPEPTIDRGLLSALQLEAIIYACQQHEVILQNNQRAGFLIGDGAGVGKGRTVAGIILENYLKGRKKSLWFSISNDLKFDAERDLKDIDAPNIPVHALNKIKYGDTATSEGVLFATYSALIGESQAGGQHRTRIKQILDWCRPDFDGVIIFDECHKAKNATSTKMGKAVLDLQNKLPRARVVYASATGASEPKNMIYMSRLGIWGEGTPFRAFEDFLHAIEKRGVGAMEIVAMDMKVSGMYIARQLSFSGVSFRVEEIGLDSDFKLVYNKAAKLWAEALQVFMRAADELGLVSRKSLWGQFWSSHQRFFKYLCIAAKVRCLVELAKKELLAGKCIVIGLQSTGESRTREVLDENDGHLDRFVSAAEGVFQSLVTKHFPSEKQRREKAPGNKRKRKPRGRQPKVPKHSVDSGGVINISDDSSSDSDGMDTDSNSSPDSLLDNDDVIFVNHTSCQTARVEEMKQSLLSKIAVLGKELPLNTLDELIDKFGGPDKVSEMTGRKGRVVRRPDGSVRYESRAEQGLTIDHINIKEKDRFMGAEKFVAIISEAASSGISLQADKRVKNQRRRVHMTLELPWSADRAIQQFGRTHRSNQVTAPEYIFLISELAGERRFASIVAKRLESLGALTHGDRRATESRDLSKYNFENKYGTKALDKITKAILGHIENKVPPPKGYPVGEAMFFRDMKIGMMDVGIFCRESRFGINTEKDCSITKFLNRILGLEVHKQNFLFQYFTDNFDYLIEKDKKEGKYDMGILDLAPGNDEIYEEKQEIFLTVGNPQDGQVVLYKISVDRGMPWDEAFNRSLKLSGSDEGFYLSLKLRGNHPCVLLAEQGRGKNLIVYKPNIGKQTHPESLDNLQLRYRKVTPEEARDSWENQFTFSFKKCSHANWNGKCKKIEEGQECLQGMRLRQYHMLCGALLRVWKRVSDVVSDLTSSSILQIVRLKTKHHNKQVGIKIPENCVARVREELLQMDEEVKRRRKEREQQAVEQRLAAERAHKMEHDNKHLLANLFNQKPMLNQSLAQSQKQKPSQSALQRAPPGSELQRLQASLQQNVPLLSLQRNPGPTQQRTHGGWHGNPGAVPNTASIRSNFSQFYPQSFSSHFQQMKSPSLPLRPTAPSLGASANNPLDEILDLTASSPSPSPDSTEVGLSLDGLAGHSAAYGVEDFNLESLIAQAAPNAQRAALTQQPLLLQQNHNLLTSNHHQELFDLLDLPLSPQMSTQKASPSSSTSSCSSSASSTSNSLAAHVPAGLLASSGLPPTSSSSSLFSSPSSSSSLFSNSSPCFSNYVLPQSDSLPLPNGHPAALDVREALNSMLHGPDRGSVIKYRPQD